One window from the genome of Poecilia reticulata strain Guanapo linkage group LG9, Guppy_female_1.0+MT, whole genome shotgun sequence encodes:
- the lysmd3 gene encoding lysM and putative peptidoglycan-binding domain-containing protein 3, with protein MSSRSQHYGFQSATMVQPANGGHAYLFGTNGSENDLSEEDGESFELRSRGKERLRKSTSKERLDDIVYLSRDVQEGDTLNSIAVQYHCSVADIKRANNLLTEQDFFALRSIKIPVRRFSVLTETHNAGPPKPVSPTGVRRVAQVSPAAPLPTESSTDSCSSTDSVEGFLLEKDKDIEQLVKSTGPSRSSLSEVVSSLTLQQPLLGEPEYKPAQRKDPYYGADWGMRWWTAVAIMLFVGIITPVFYLLYYEVLVKAEVSHHGTPGQTNGDGQPEQVASKTLDVHSKDGDPVEGHKQGAQVNPLGGRADEANVVKSLPEET; from the exons ATGTCCAGTAGAAGTCAACACTATGGGTTCCAGTCAGCCACCATGGTGCAGCCGGCCAATGGCGGCCATGCCTACCTGTTTGGGACCAACGGCTCAGAAAATGACCTGTcagaggaagatggagaaaGCTTTGAGCTCCGATCACGGGGTAAGGAGAGGCTGCGGAAGAGCACGTCCAAGGAGCGACTGGATGACATCGTCTACCTTAGCAGAGACGTCCAGGAGGGCGACACCCTTAACAGCATTGCCGTGCAGTACCACTGCTCA GTGGCGGACATCAAACGAGCCAACAACCTCCTGACAGAACAGGACTTCTTCGCTCTGCGTTCTATAAAAATTCCCGTGAGGCGTTTCAGTGTGCTCACAGAGACTCACAACGCCGGTCCTCCCAAACCCGTCTCGCCCACCGGGGTCCGGCGGGTCGCCCAGGTTTCACCCGCCGCGCCTCTCCCCACAGAGTCCTCCACGGACTCCTGTTCTTCCACAGATAGTGTTGAAGGATTCCTCCTGGAGAAAGACAAGGACATTGAGCAGCTGGTGAAATCCACGGGCCCGTCCCGGAGCAGCCTCAGCGAGGTCGTGTCGTCCTTGACCCTGCAGCAGCCGCTGCTGGGGGAGCCGGAGTACAAACCAGCGCAGAGAAAGGACCCGTACTACGGCGCGGACTGGGGCATGAGATGGTGGACGGCCGTGGCCATCATGCTGTTTGTTGGCATCATCACACCTGTGTTTTATCTGCTCTACTATGAGGTTTTAGTGAAAGCCGAGGTTAGCCATCACGGCACGCCTGGCCAGACCAATGGCGACGGGCAACCGGAACAGGTGGCAAGTAAAACTTTGGACGTTCACAGCAAAGACGGAGATCCTGTGGAGGGACATAAACAGGGCGCCCAAGTAAACCCACTGGGAGGCCGTGCAGATGAGGCCAATGTTGTCAAGTCATTGCCTGAGGAAACATAG
- the polr3g gene encoding DNA-directed RNA polymerase III subunit RPC7, producing the protein MLALKQEMRGAMQRLPHNIKAQSSRADMEKYTERYLKQRQMDDETWTPDWNLFPKELMPRTKKPRTKVTKNKKSGKGSSKEAADVLSKLDELEKKDDGNAEKSDDEPEKKTKNEDEEEMEEEEHEEEDIEEDNDYIESYFDNGEDFAPDSDDNMDGEATY; encoded by the exons ATGCTGGCCCTGAAGCAGGAAATGAGAGGCGCGATGCAGCGGCtgcctcacaatatcaaagcaCAGTCCAGCAGAGCAG acATGGAGAAATACACAGAGAGATACCTGAAGCAGAGGCAGATGGATGATGAGACATGGACTCCAG ACTGGAACCTTTTTCCAAAAGAACTGATGCCCCGAACAAAAAAACCTCGAACAAAAG TCACTAAGAATAAGAAGAGTGGAAAAGGTTCAAGCAAAGAGGCAGCAGATGTTCTGAGCAAATTAGAT gaactggaaaagaaagATGACGGGAATGCTGAAAAGTCAGACGACGAGCCAGAGAAGAAAACGAAAAACGAGGACGAGGAAGaaatggaggaggaagaacaCGAGGAAGAAGACATCGAAGAG GACAACGACTACATCGAGAGCTATTTCGACAACGGCGAAGATTTTGCTCCCGACAGCGACGACAACATGGATGGAGAAGCGACATACTGA